Proteins encoded within one genomic window of Streptomyces sp. NBC_00523:
- a CDS encoding DUF4185 domain-containing protein, with translation MHANHPSRRALLRTGAGAALAAAGLAAATPAANAASLVTGGKVRNLTGPAETGRFAAPWTDLGIPARCPDGSMLLVCGDTFDGGGVGGPDWRAPVGLRASNPSLGSLVIDGSVGGAHANGLVPEGHAGGTTAIPSDVFTVGSTMYMHLMRGVIYRTHHSDFWRSDDNGNTWQYLCQWPGDQYGGQFQQKTYAVADDGYCYVLSTAFNRDVTSGLLLHRVRQDALGNPAAYQPWGYAGGAWAWGNAPTTITGARRWGEICFRAMDGKYALTWLNMAPLDIRAQVFALPTSNLFATPEQTVIVPTVPGLEVGNAVASPYGGFIVPGSTFADFHLAVSQWFDNQNYRVMQYRINGLAA, from the coding sequence ATGCACGCGAACCACCCGAGCCGCCGCGCCCTGCTGCGCACCGGCGCCGGAGCCGCCCTCGCCGCGGCCGGCCTCGCCGCGGCCACCCCGGCCGCGAACGCCGCCTCCCTCGTCACCGGCGGCAAGGTCCGCAACCTCACCGGCCCGGCGGAGACCGGCCGCTTCGCCGCGCCCTGGACCGACCTCGGCATCCCGGCCCGCTGCCCCGACGGCTCGATGCTCCTCGTCTGCGGCGACACCTTCGACGGCGGCGGGGTCGGCGGACCCGACTGGCGCGCCCCCGTCGGCCTCCGGGCCTCGAACCCCTCGCTCGGCTCCCTCGTCATCGACGGCAGCGTCGGCGGGGCCCACGCCAACGGGCTCGTCCCCGAGGGTCACGCGGGCGGCACCACGGCCATCCCGTCCGACGTGTTCACCGTCGGCTCCACGATGTACATGCACCTGATGCGCGGGGTCATCTACCGCACCCACCACTCGGACTTCTGGCGCTCCGACGACAACGGCAACACCTGGCAGTACCTCTGCCAGTGGCCCGGCGACCAGTACGGCGGCCAGTTCCAGCAGAAGACGTACGCGGTCGCCGACGACGGGTACTGCTACGTCCTGTCCACCGCCTTCAACCGGGACGTCACCTCGGGGCTGCTGCTCCACCGCGTACGGCAGGACGCCCTCGGCAACCCCGCCGCCTACCAGCCCTGGGGGTACGCGGGCGGGGCCTGGGCCTGGGGCAACGCGCCGACCACCATCACCGGGGCCCGCCGCTGGGGCGAGATCTGCTTCCGGGCCATGGACGGCAAGTACGCCCTCACCTGGCTCAACATGGCCCCGCTCGACATCAGGGCGCAGGTCTTCGCGCTGCCCACGTCGAACCTGTTCGCCACCCCGGAGCAGACCGTGATCGTGCCGACCGTGCCCGGTCTGGAGGTGGGGAACGCGGTCGCCAGCCCGTACGGTGGCTTCATCGTCCCCGGATCGACGTTCGCGGACTTCCACCTCGCCGTCAGCCAGTGGTTCGACAACCAGAACTACCGGGTCATGCAGTACCGCATCAACGGACTCGCGGCCTGA
- a CDS encoding glycoside hydrolase family 64 protein: protein MISRRKFLTGGAAATATALTYPLWGSALSPSASASAATCELALVNKSLPGRVNAYVTGHEQGTDRWVLLRADGSVYHPDSPSAPQTPLPVDCAIPLNGAGGAPVVLTLPQMYGARVYFVRDDTLTFYLNPGPALVEPAFATSTDPNYGRTWSFCEFTFNPQQLYANISYVDLVTALPIGLTLEGDSTHTVAPLPDGAVQRIADGLIAQAASDGQPWDQLVTRGADGSVLRVISPQNLMAPYFDRPDQMPFRDLFTAQIDQVWEKYRSTDLRIDLQGGRGVRTGRVSGDTLTFDGGHTFSKPVSKDIFTCNHGPFTNNPADNDDKKALLARLAAGFNRSIMLSHPDQPNGTSVSDYYQGAVTNHWSRIVHANSPIGYAFPYDDVRPDGQPDVSGAANDGNPRRFTVSVGS from the coding sequence ATGATTTCGCGCCGGAAGTTCCTGACGGGCGGAGCCGCCGCCACCGCCACCGCACTGACGTACCCCCTCTGGGGCAGCGCGCTGAGCCCGAGCGCCTCGGCCTCCGCCGCCACCTGCGAACTGGCCCTGGTCAACAAGTCGCTGCCCGGCCGCGTCAACGCCTATGTCACCGGCCACGAGCAGGGCACCGACCGCTGGGTCCTGCTGCGCGCCGACGGCAGCGTCTACCACCCCGACTCCCCCTCGGCCCCGCAGACCCCGCTGCCGGTCGACTGCGCGATCCCGCTGAACGGGGCGGGCGGCGCTCCGGTCGTGCTGACCCTGCCTCAGATGTACGGCGCCCGGGTCTACTTCGTCCGCGACGACACGCTGACCTTCTACCTCAACCCGGGCCCGGCCCTGGTCGAGCCCGCGTTCGCCACCTCCACCGACCCGAACTACGGGCGCACCTGGTCGTTCTGCGAGTTCACGTTCAACCCGCAGCAGCTGTACGCCAACATCAGCTACGTCGACCTGGTGACCGCGCTCCCGATCGGCCTGACCCTGGAGGGCGACTCCACGCACACCGTCGCCCCGCTCCCCGACGGCGCCGTACAGCGGATCGCCGACGGCCTCATCGCCCAGGCGGCCTCCGACGGCCAGCCCTGGGACCAGTTGGTGACCCGCGGCGCGGACGGCAGCGTGCTGCGGGTCATCTCCCCGCAGAACCTGATGGCGCCCTACTTCGACCGGCCCGACCAGATGCCGTTCCGCGACCTGTTCACGGCGCAGATCGACCAGGTCTGGGAGAAGTACCGCTCGACGGACCTGCGCATCGACCTCCAGGGCGGGCGCGGCGTGCGCACCGGCCGGGTCAGCGGGGACACGCTGACGTTCGACGGCGGGCACACCTTCAGCAAGCCGGTGTCGAAGGACATCTTCACCTGCAACCACGGGCCGTTCACCAACAACCCGGCGGACAACGACGACAAGAAGGCCCTGCTGGCCCGGCTGGCGGCGGGCTTCAACCGCTCGATCATGCTCAGCCACCCGGACCAGCCCAACGGCACCTCGGTGTCCGACTACTACCAGGGCGCGGTGACCAACCACTGGTCCCGGATCGTCCACGCCAACAGCCCGATCGGCTACGCCTTCCCGTACGACGACGTGCGTCCGGACGGCCAGCCGGACGTCTCGGGCGCCGCGAACGACGGCAACCCGAGGCGGTTCACGGTGAGCGTCGGTTCCTGA